The Thermomonospora amylolytica sequence AGGACGGCCGGTCCCGCCCGCCGCACCTGAACACCTGGCGGGACGGCTGGCGGCACCTGCGGTTCCTGCTGCTGTACAGCCCGCGCTGGCTGTTCCTGATCCCGGGCCTGGCGTTCATGCTGGTCGGCCTGGTCGCCGGGGTGGCGCTGGCGTTCGGCCCGGTGCGGGTCGGCGACGTGGCGTTCGACGTCGACACCCTGGTCGGGGCGGGCGCGGCGACGGTGATCGGCTTCCAGTCGGCGCTGTTCGCGCTGTTCACCAAGGTGTACGCGATGCAGGAGGGCTTCCTGCCGCGGGACCGGCGGGTGGACCGGCTGGTCTCCTGGTGGACCATGGAGCGCGGGCTGGTGCTGGGCGGCCTGCTGGCGCTGGCCGGTCTGGCCGGTCTGGCCGCCTCGCTGCTGCACTGGCGGGTCAACAACTTCGGTGAGCTGGACCCGCGCGAGTCGCTGCGCATGGTGGTGCCGTCGGCGACCGCGCTGGTGATGAGCTTCCAGGCGATCTTCGCCTCGATGTTCGTCAGCATCCTGCACATCCGCCGCCGCGAGCACCCGCCGCTGACCGACGCCGCCGACGAGGCCGCCGTGGTGGTGGACGCCGCCGCCGACCGGGTCGCCGCCGAGCGGGCGGAGCAGGCCGAGCGGGCGGAGAAGGCCGAGCAGGCCGGGCAGGACGCCGCCGAGCCGGTCGCCGACACGCCGGGCGGGCAGCGCTGACCCGCGCGGGCGGTCCGTGGCAGCCTTGATCGACATGAGCCTCGACCGTCGCGTCCGCATCCAGATCCAGTGAGGGCGGGCTCGCTGTCGCCCACCCCGCGCACGGCCGCAGCGGCGGCGCGGGGGGACGGCGCCTCGCCGGGGCCCGCCCCCGCCCGCCGGTGGTGGCCGTGGCTGCTGGTGGGCTGGCTGGTGCAGGCCGGGATCCGGATCGCGCTGGCGGCGGGGCAGACCGTCCCGGTCGCCAACCCGGACGAGACCGGCTACCTGTTCGCCGCGCGGCTGCTGACCGGCGGCCCCGAGGCCGACATCTCCTACAGCACCCCCTACCGGGGCGGCTATCCGCTGCTGATCCTGCCGGCGTTCTGGCTGGCCGACGATCCGGTGACGGTGTACCGGACCGCCCTGGTGATCAACGCGCTGGTCGGCGCGCTGCTGCTGGTGGCGGCGTTCGGGCTGCTGCGCCGGCTGGGCCTGGCGCGGCCCTGGGCGTACGGGGTCGCGCACGCCGCCGCGCTGCTCCCGGCCGCGGTCTTCTACACCCAGTACGCGCTGACCGACGCGATCCTGCCGGTGGTGCTGCTCGGCTGGCTGCTGCTCCTGCACTCCTGGCTGGCCGCCGACGCCGGCTCCGCGGGTCCCGCCCGGACCGCCCTGTACGGGGCGGGCGCGAGCCTGCTGGCCGCCTACGCGTACACGATGCACTCGCGCGGCACCGTCGTCGTCACCGTCCACGTGGCGCTGCTGCTCGTCGCGGCCGTCGCCCGGTGGCGGCCGTGGTGGTCGGCCGGCATCGGCGTCGCCGTCACCGGCGCCGTCGCCCTCGCCGGGTCCCTGCTGAACGGCTGGATCTGGCCCAGGCTCTACCCGCGCGGCTCCTACGACATGGGGTCGATGCTCGTCGACCGGCTCACCACCCTGGACGGCTACGGCTGGACGATCCCGGTCGGCCTCGGCCAGATCTGGTACCTGATCGTCGGGACGTGGGGGCTGGCCGGGATCGGGCTGGCCGCCGTGCTCGCCGCCGCCGTCCGCCGGGGCGTCCCGCCGCAGGTCCGGGCACTGGCGTGCGCGGTGCTGGTGGTGCTGGCCGGGATCGCGTTCGCCACCGCCGCCGCCCTCCCCGACGAGCAGCGGATCGCCAACCACGCCTACGGCCGCTACCTGGCGTGCCTGGCGCCGACGCTGTTCGCGATCGGGGTCGCGGTGCTGCTGACGGCGGCCCGCCGGACCGTCCTGGCGGCGGCGGCCGCGGTGACCGCCGTGACGGTGGCGATCGCCGCCCTGATCGAGTGGCGGGCGGGCGGCAGGTTCGCCGGGTACGTGCACTTCCCGTTCGACTTCCCCGAGACCGGGTTCCTGACCTGGACGTGGGACGGCTTCCGGCTGTGGGCGGCGACGCTGGCCGGGCTGGCGCTGCTCGCCCTGGCGGTCGCGGCGGCGGCGGGCGGGCGGCGCGGAGCCGTGCTGCTGGTGGGCGGGCTGCTGGCGGTCGACCTGGTGGCGAGCACGGCCACCGCGCTGAACATCTCCCGCCCGTTCGTCCGCGAGATGACCGCCGCGGCCGACCTGGGCGGCCTGGTCGACCCCGCCGCCCCGCGTCCCAGGGTCGCGATCGACGGCACCATCGAGTGGAAGATCTGGATCATCCAGCAGTACCAGGTGTCGTGGGGCGAGGTGACGTGGTTCGACGGCCGCCGCGGGCGGCCTCCCGCCGACGCCGACCTGGTGCTGTTCCGCTGGGAGAAGGGCGTGCCCGCCGAGCGCACCTGGCCGGGCGCGCCGGCCGGGTGGCGCGTCGTCGACAGCCGCCGCACCGTCGAGGGCGACTGGGTCGCCTGGCGACGGTGACCGGGCTCAGCGCGCCCAGATCTCCAGCAGCCCGTCCGAGGACCGCCACAGCCGCCGGTAGCCGTTCTGCGGCGTCAGCCGCGAGTTCGCCACCATCGCGGGCTCCATGCCGCGCCAGCGGGTGAACAGGAACGGCCCGTCCTCGGCGATCACCGGGATCGCCCGGTACTCGTGCGGGAAGGACCGGATCCGGCCGTGCCACTGCTCGCGGCCCCACACGTCGCGGGTGTAGAAGGTCAGCGTCTGCGCCAGCCGGTGGTCCGACCAGATCACCTCGAGGTCGTCCCGGCCGTCCAGCCATCCCCGCAGCTCGTTCCAGGCGTTGTCGCGCGGCAGGTCCGGCACCTGCGCGATCGCCACCGGCACGTACGCCCCCGCCAGCGCGCAGCACGCCACCGCCAGCCCGGTCCGCACCCTGGCGGCGGGGATCCTGGCCAGCAGCAGCGTCAGCGCGCCCAGCCCACCGACCAGGAACGCCGGGAGCACCGGGAACCAGTACCGCAGCAGCCAGCCCCGCAGCGTGATGTGGTGCGGGTCGGTCAGCCCCGACAGCAGCGTCAGCGGCACCGCCAGCGTCACGAACCACACCAGCGTCAGCGCCAGCCGCCGGTCCCGGGTGACGATCCAGCCGACCGCGTTGAGCAGCAGCAGCACGACGAAGACCCAGCCCAGCGGGTGCCAGTCGGTCATCGCCCGCTCGAACGACCGCAGCGCCAGCATCCGCGTCACCGGCTCGCTCGGCTCCCCGCCGTGCCCGGCCGCCGACCGGATCGCCGACATGGCGTTCCCCCACACCAGCTGGTTGTGGATCATGCTGACGGCGAGCACGCCCAGCATCGGCGCGGCCACCGCCCACAGCCGCCGCCAGGAGATCCCCAGCAGCCGGAAGAACACCGGGATCCCCACGTACATGAACGCCGCGAAGTCGCGGATCAGGAACGCGCACCCCATGCACAGGCCCGCCGCCACCAGCAGCGCCGTCTGCCGGCGCCCGGTGCGGCGGCTCGCCACGACCAGCCCGGCGACCCCGGCCGCGAACAGGCCCGCCCCCGGCATGTCCGGCAGCATCACCCCCATCGACCAGGTGATCTCCCGCTCGCCGAACGGGTTGGTCAGCAGGAAGAACGGATGGACCATCAGCAGCAGCGTCGCCGGCAGCCCCACCCGGTCCCCGAACAGCGACCGCACCAGCAGGTAGCAGCCGACGTAGAAGACGATCCCGCCGAGCGCCGCCATCGCGAAGTACGCCGCCTGCCCCGGCCCCAGCAGCTCCTGCATCAGCCGGGCCGGCAGCAGCAGCCCGATCCGCGACACCTGGTGCGGCACCTCGTTGAACGGCCACCGGTCCAGCGGGATGTCCGGCCAGCGCCGCGCCCCCTCGAACACGTAGTAGGGGTCGTAGTACAGCGGCGGCGTCATGATGATCCACTGCACGGCCACCGCGCAGGCCGCCACCAGCGCCGACAGCCCCACCACCCGGCGCCGCCACCACGGCCTGCGGCGCGGCCCCTCCTCGGCGGAGCGTTCCGTGGCGGACTCGCGGACCGTGGTCTGGGCCATGCCGGATCTCAACCTCTGTGCTGGGGGACCGTCACTGGGGACGCGGGAACCGCCGCTAGCGTATCGGCGCATCGGGCCCCGCCGTGCCCGCTGATATCGGTGTGAGCCCGCGTGCGTCGGCCTCTAGGCTTGGTGGTATGTCCTCGTCGAGTAGTCAGCACATCCTGGCCGCGCCCGCCTGGCCGTACGCCAACGGGCCCCGTCACATCGGGCACGTCTCCGGTTTCGCGCTGCCCTGTGACATGTTCAGCCGCTACCAGCGGATGGCGGGCAACAAGGTCCTGATGGTCAGCGGCACCGACGAGCACGGCACCCCGATCCTGGTGCAGGCCGACAAGGAGGGCGTCAGCCCCCGCGAGCTCGCCGACCGCTACAGCCGGGTCATCGCCTCCGACCTGCAGGCGCTCGGCATGTCCTACGACCTGTTCACCCGGACGACCACCCGCAACCACTACGCGGTCGTCCAGGAGATCTTCAAGGGCCTGTACGACAACGGCTACATCTTCCCGAAGACCACGCTGGGCGCCATCTCCCCGTCCACCGGCCGCACGCTGCCCGACCGCTACATCGAGGGCACCTGCCCGATCTGCTCCTACGACGGGGCGCGCGGCGACCAGTGCGACAACTGCGGCAACCAGCTCGACCCGGTCGACCTGATCAACCCCCGGTCCCGGATCAACGGGGAGACCCCCGAGTTCGTCGAGACCGAGCACTTCATGCTCGACCTGCCGGCGTTCACCGACGCGCTCGGCGACTACCTGCGCGGCAAGCAGGGCGAGTGGCGGCCGAACGTGCTGAAGTTCTCCCTCAACCTGCTGGAGGACCTGCAGCCCCGGGCGATCAGCCGGGACCTGGACTGGGGCGTCCCGGTGCCGCTGGAGGGCTGGCGGGACCGGCCCGACAAGCGGCTGTACGTGTGGTTCGACGCGGTGGTCGGCTACCTGTCGGCCTCGGTGGAGTGGGCGAGGCGGTCCGGCGACCCGGACGCCTGGCGGGCCTGGTGGCAGGACCCGCGGGCGCTGTCGCACTACTTCATGGGCAAGGACAACATCGTCTTCCACGCCGAGATCTGGCCGGCGATGCTGCTGGGCTACAACGGCCGGGGTGACAAGGGCGGCGAGCCCGGCTCCCTGGGCGCGCTGAACGTGCCCACCGAGGTCGTGGCGTCGGAGTTCCTGACGATGGAGGGCCGCAAGTTCTCCTCCTCCCGTCAGGTCGTCATCTACGTCAAGGACTTCCTGGAACGCTACGACGTGGACGCGCTGCGCTACTACGTCGCGGTGGCCGGGCCGGAGAACCAGGACACCGACTTCACCTGGCAGCACTTCCGCGAGCGCAACAACAACGAGCTGGTCGCCCAGTGGGGCAACCTGGTCAACCGCTCGCTGAACATGGCGGCCAAGGAGTTCGGCGCCATCCCCGAGGCCGGCGACCTGACCGACGCGGACCGGGCGCTGCTGCAGCGCAGCCGTGCCGCGTTCGACCGGGTCGGCGCGGAGCTGGGCCGCTCCCGGTTCAAGAACGCCGTCACCGAGGCGTTCGACGTGGTCCGCGAGGCCAACGGCTACCTGTCGGCGCAGCAGCCGTGGAAGGTGGAGGACCGCGCCCGCAAGGGCACCATCCTGCACGTGGCGCTGCAGGTCGTTGACGACGCCAAGACGCTGCTGACCCCGTTCCTGCCCAAGTCCTCGGACAAGGTCCACGCGATGCTCGGCGGCGAGGGCGTCTGGGCGGCGATGCCGGAGGTCCGCGAGGTCGACGAGGACGGCGGCCCCTCCTACCCGATCATCACCGGGGACTACGCGGCCGAGCAGGCCCGCTGGGAGCACCGCCCGATCCGGCCGGGCACCCCGCTGACCAAGCCCAAGCCGCTGTTCGCCAAGCTGGACGCCTCGATCGTGGACGAGGAGCTGCGCCGGCTGGAAGAGGGCTGACGGCCGCCGCGTTGTGACGGAAAGGGGTCGCGGGACATCGGCGGCCGGGTCTCACACGGAGTCATGATGACGAGCGCACACGACGGGTCCGACGGGTTCGCGGGGGCGAGCTTCCCCCCGCTGCCCGAGCCGCTTCCCGTCGAGATCTTCGACGGTCACTGTCACCTGGAGATGCTCGATGTGCCGATCCCGCGCGCGGTCGCCGCGGCGCACGCGGTCGGCATCCGGCGGATCATGACGATCGGCTGTGACCTGAAGTCCTCCATCTGGGCGGCGCAGGCCGCCGAGGAGCACGGCGACGTGTACGCGGCCGTCGCGATCCACCCCAACGACACCACCGGCGTCACCGACGCGGTCCTGGACGACATCGCCAAGCTGGCGGTGTTCCCGCAGGTCCGCGCGATCGGGGAGACGGGCCTGGACTACTACCGGGACTGGGCCCCCAAGGAGGACCAGCACCGCTCGTTCCGCGCCCACATCGACATCGCCAAGCGCACCGGCAAGCCGCTGATGATCCACGACCGGGAGGCGCACGACGACGTGCTGCGCATCCTGGCCGAGGAGGGCCCGCCGGAGAAGGTCGTCTTCCACTGCTTCTCCGGCGACGCCGACATGGCGCGGATCTGCGCCGACCGCGGCTACGTGATGAGCTTCGCCGGCAACGTCACGTTCAAGAACGCCGAGCCCCTGCGCGAGGCGCTGCGGGTGGCGCCGCCGGACCTGATCCTGGTGGAGACCGACGCGCCGTTCCTGACCCCGGTCCCGCACCGCGGCAAGCCCAACGCCTCCTACCTGATCCCGCACACCGTCCGGGCGATGGCCGAGATCAAGGGCATGGACGTCGCCGACCTGTGCACCGCCATCGCCGCCACCGGAGAGCGCCTGTACGGCCCCTGGTGATCACCTCGTGAGCCGGCCCAGGTCGAGGGCCAGTACCAGCACCAGGTCCCGCACCAGCGGGTCGGCGTCGGGCTCGACGTGACACGCCAGGTTCCGCAGCCCGGCGGGGGTCATGGTGGCCACGTGGCGGCCGGACCCGTCCCGGATGACGAACGAGGTGGGCCGCAGGGCCTTCTCCGACCCCGGGGCCATCTTGATCGAGCCGACGCGGGTGCCCCGGGCGTCCATCATCTGGGCGCGGAACGGATGGTCCTGCAGGCGGCGCACCACGCCGCGCGGCGTGCCCGCGGGGTCCACCAGCCAGGTCTCCGGCAGCGTCGAGCCGCCGGGACGGCGGTCGATGAGGAACATCTTCCGGCCCTCGGGCGTGACCACGGCGCGGAAACGCTCGTCGCGGGTGGGGTTGGACGCCAGTGAGGTCGCCGCGTCGAGGATGGAGCTGGTCTTCTTGCGGGACTTGGCGCCCGGGAGCGAGACCGGCGTGTACCCGGGCGGGGCCTCGGCCTTGCGCAGCGACGCCATGACCCGCCCGTCCGCGTGGCGGATGCGCCCGCGGCCGACCAGCAGGGCGCCCGGCCGGGTCAGCAGTTCCCGCGCCGCGGCCGCCGACCGCCGGCTGACGACCAGCAGCCATGCCGGGACCGCGACGATGGAGCCGTAGAACAGCGCCGGGAAGACCATCATGACCCAGAAGAAGCCGAGGTTCCGCTCCTGCAGCCGGCCCGCCGGACCGGCCCGCATGATCACGTCGCGTCCCTCGTCGTCGCTGTGCGCCGCGCCGACCGTGCCGTGGCGCAGCCTGCCCGATCCGTCGCGCCAGGTGGCCTCGCATGACGACCTCCTGCCGCGGAACTCGCACTCCCCGACGCGCACGACGACGTCCTCACCCGCCAGATGGGTGTGCAGGGCGACCAGCGGATAGGAACAGGCCAGGCCGAGCCCGGTGAACGGGATCATGATGAGGGCGGCGATGGCGGCGAGCCGGGCGATCTTCATGAACACCCCTGACGGATGAGGCCGGTCGGGCCGGGGGCCGTGACGGTGATGCGGCGCACGGCGTTCGGCGGATGGGACGGTCGAGGTCGAGGGCCGGTCCGGCGGAGACGGCGTCGGTCGGCGGGCGGGTCGGCGTGCCTCGCACGGCGTCAGCCGGTGAGCCGGCCCAGGTCGGCGGCCAGCGCCAGCGCCAGGTCCCGCAGCAGGGGATCGGTGCCGGGTTCGGCGTGGTACGCCCAGTCGGGCTCCATGCACGGGCCGACCGTGGCGACCCTGCGGCCGGCCGCGTCATGGACGGCCAGCACGGCCGGGCTGAGCGGGCGGCGGCTCTCCTCGGCGACGCGGACGGCGCCGCTCGGCGTCCCCGCCGCGCGTGAGGCGCCTGCGCATCCACAGGCCCAGGCCGAGACCGCCGACCGTCACGACGGGCGCGGCCATCCAGGCCCAGTAGCCGGCCCAGCCGCCGGTGTAGGCCCCGCCCAGCGGGCTGATCCGGACCCGCACGTCCCGGCCCGTCGCATCGCGTGCGCCATGGATCCTCCCCTGGTGCCGCCGCCCCTCCGCGTCGCGCCAGGTGCCGGTGCAGGGTCCCGCGCCCCGTTGCCTGTCCTCGCACCTCTCGACGCGGGCGACCGCCTTCTCCCCGGCGATGTGGGTGTAGACCAGCAGGGCCGGATACACGTTGACCGCGACGGCGATCACGATCATGATCGCGACCCGCGGCATGCCTCGGCGCACCATGGGACATGAAGCTACATGAGGTGATCGGGGGGCTACCGAGGTTTGTGCGGCCACTGTCGGGCGCGGGTGGAGTGTCCTGGTTTCAGTGGCGGTGGGGTGGTGGGTGCCCCTATCGTCTGGCGCGGTTGATGCCGTCTCGCCAGGAGGACCCCGTTGGTGCGCCGTACCCCCGCCCTCGTGCTCGCGGCCGCGCTGCTCGCGGCGTCGACATCGGCCTGCGGAGGCGGAGGAGGAGGCACCCGCCCGGCCGCCGCGGACGCCCCCAAGGCGACGCCCACCGCCACGCCCCGGCAGATCGTGCTGATGGTGGACGGCAGGAGGACCTCGGTGACCACCACCGGCCGCACCGTCCGCGAGGTCCTCGCCCAGGCGAACGTTCGGCTCGGCCGGTTCTACCTGGTCAAGCCCGGCCTCGACGAGCCCGCGGTGGACATGGTGCGGGTCCGGCTGCTGCTGTCCAAGCCGGTCACCCGCAAGGTCAAGGTCGACCCGCCGGTCCGGCGGAGGAAGAACTCCAGGCTGGCCGCCTGGAGCGAGAAGGTCGTCAAGGACGGCAGGCCCGGTGAGAAGCTCGTCACCACCGCCTACGTCCGCGGCAAGAAGGGCAAGCGGATCAAGGCGGTCGTCGAGCAGAAGGTCCTCCGCAGGCCCGTCGCCCGGGTGGTGGAGGTCGGCCCCCAGCCCTCCAGCGTGGGCGGTGAGGCCGCGCGCCTCAACTGGGCGGCGCTCGCCAAGTGCGAGTCCGGCGGACGCCCCAACGCCGTCAACCCCGCCGGGTACTACGGCCTCTACCAGTTCTCCCTGCAGACCTGGGGTTCGGTCGGCGGCACCGGCCTGCCGTCCAACGCCCCCGCCGCCGAGCAGACCTACCGCGCGCAGCTCCTCTACAACAAGGTGAACGGCCGCTGGCAGGGCCAGTGGCCCAACTGCGGCAAGTACCTGTTCGGCTGACCGCCGTCCGGGTCACCCGGCGGGGACTGGGACACTGGGCGGGTGGGGGACTCACAGGTGCTGCTGGGACCGGCCGAGATACGGGAGCTCGCCGCGCGGCTGGGCGTACGGCCGACCAAGACGCTCGGCCAGAACTTCGTCATCGACGCCAACACGGTGCGGCGCATCGTCCGTTCCGCGGACCTGGACCCCGGCGACGTGGTGCTCGAGGTGGGCCCGGGGCTGGGCTCGCTGACCCTGGCGCTGCTGGAGCAGGGGCACCGGGTGGTCGCCGTTGAGATCGACCCGGTCCTGGCGGGCGAGCTGCCGCGGACCGTGGCCGCCCGCGCCCCCGAGCACGCCGGGCGGCTGGCCGTCGTCCACGACGACGCGCTGCGGATCACCGGCGTGCCCGGACCCGAGCCGACCGCGCTGGTCGCCAACCTCCCCTACAACGTGGCCGTGCCGGTCGTGCTGCATCTGCTGGCGGCGTTCCCGTCGCTGCGGCGCGGCCTGGTGATGGTGCAGGCCGAGGTCGCCGACCGGCTGGTCGCCGAGCCCGGCAGCAAGGTGTACGGGGTGCCGTCGGTCAAGCTGGCCTGGTACGCCGACGCGCGGCGGGCCGGGCCGGTGGGCCGCGCCGTGTTCTGGCCCGTGCCGAACGTGGACTCGGGGCTGGTGGCGTTCACCCGGCGGGAGCCGCCCGCGCCTGACGTGCCGCGCGAGGAGGTCTTCGCGGTCGTCGACGCGGCGTTCGCGCAGCGCCGCAAGACGCTGCGGGCGGCGCTGGCGGGCTGGGCGGGTTCGGCGGACGCCGCCGAACGGGTGCTGCGCGCGGCGGGCGTCGACCCCCGCGCCAGGGGCGAGGCGCTCGATATCGGCGCCTTCGCGCGCATCGCCCAGTATCGTCCTCTCGTCACCGGCGAACGTACGGAGGAACATGGTGAAGGGGCGGTCGCGGGCCCTCGGGGCGATGATGCTCGCGGCGCTGCTGGCGCTTCCGGCATGTAGCGGGGACCGCGAGGACCCCCCGAAGATCCAGTCCACCGTCCGGGCCGGCGTCGCGCCGACCCCGCCCGCCAAGGGCGCCTACTTCGGCGCCTGGGTGGACCCGGTGCGCCACTACCCGCCCGACGCCGGGGAGTCCCCCTCGCCGGGCCCCTCCGCCCCGTCCACCGGGACGCCCTCGCCCTCCGACGACAGCCGCGTCACGGTGGTGCGGGACTACGAGCGGGACCTGGGGCGGCGGCTGGACATCGCCGCCGCCTACCGTTCCTGGACCCAGGACTTCCCCCGCGACTCCGACGCCGACCTGCTCGCCGAGGGCCGCTACCTGCTGCTGACCTGGGAGGGCGCCGACACCCGCGAGATCGTCGCCGGCCGGCACGACGACCGCGTCCGGGACCGCGCCCGCGCGCTCAAAAAGCTCGGCAAGCCGGTGTTCCTGCGCTGGCAGCCCGGCATGGACGCCTCCTCCCAGCGCGGCAGGGTCCACTCGGCCGCCGACTACACCGCCGCCTGGCGGCATCTGCGGGAGATCTTCCGGCAGGAGAGGGTCGACAACGTCGCCTGGGTGTGGTGCCCCACCGCCTCCGGTTTCAGCGGCGGGTCCGCCCACTCCTACTACCCGGGCGACGACCAGGTGGACTGGATCGCGGTGGACGTCTACCCCGGCGGCGACTACGACTACCGGGACTTCTCCGAGGCGGCGGCGGGCTTCATGGACTGGGCCGAGCAGCGGCCCAAGCCGGTGATGATCTCCGAGTTCGGGGTGCCCCGCTCCTACGGGGAACGCCGTGCCGAATGGCTCCGCAAGGCCGCCACCCACCTGCAGCACCCGCAGGTCAAGGCGGTCGTGTACTTCGACTCCGACGAGGGCGGACGGGACGAGAAGGGGGAGCCCCGCTACGAGTTCTCGCTGGCCGGTGACGCCGCCGCGCTGTCGGCGCTGCGGGAGATGGCCACCGCCCCGTTCTTCAACCCCCGCAATCTGCCGGTGGCGTCGGGCGGCTGAACCGGGCTCCGCTACCATCGCGCCGTGACCCCCGTGACCGTTCGCGTGCCCGCCAAGGTGAACCTTCAGCTCGCCGTGGGACCGCTCCGCGACGACGGCTTCCACGACCTGGCCAACGTCTTCCACGCGGTCTCGCTGTTCGACGAGGTGACCGCCTCGCCCGCCGACAGTCTCACGCTGCGGGTCGAGGGCGAGTCGATCGAGGGCGTCCCGACCGGCGACGACAACCTCGCCGCCCGCGCCGCCCGGCTGCTGGCGCAGCGGCTCGGCGTCCCGGCGCACGCGGCGCTGACCATCCGCAAGAACATCCCGGTCGCCGGGGGCATGGCCGGCGGCAGCGCCGACGCCGCCGCCGCGCTGGTCGCCTGCGCCCGGCTGTGGGGCGCCGACGTGGACCTGCGCCCGCTGGCCGCCCGGCTCGGCAGCGACGTCCCGTTCGCGCTGCTGGGCGGCACCGCGATCGGCACCGGCCGGGGCGAGGTGCTCACCCCGGTGGAGGTGTCCGGCCGTTTCCACTGGGTGTTCGCGCTCGCCGACGGGGGCCTGTCCACGCCCGCCGTCTACGCCGAATGCGACCGGCTCCGTGAGGCCCGCGGGGAACGCCCGGGCCCGCCGCAGGCGTCGCCCGACCTGATGGCCGCGCTCGCCGCCGGGGACGCCAAGGCCCTCGGCGCCGCGCTGGCCAACGACCTGGAACCGGCCGCCCTGTCGCTGCGTCCCGCCCTCCGCGACACCCTGGAGGCCGGCCGCGCCTTCGGCGCGCTCGGCGCCCTGGTCTCCGGATCCGGACCCACCTGCGCGTTCCTCGCCGACTCGGCCGACCACGCCGAGTCCCTGGTCGCCGCTCTCACCGAGGCGGGCGTGGCCCGCAGCGTGGTCGCCGCCCACGGCCCCGTCCCCGGCGCCACCGTCCTGTGAACGCCGTGGACTGAACGGGAAGGCCCGGCATAGCGTCAGACCGGGGGACATGACGGCCGTCGAAGGGATCTCCGGTGGGACTCGCAGCCTTCCTGCTTCTGCTTATGGTCTTCGCGGCCTTCGGGCTCCTGGTGGTCTTCCTGGTGGTGATGGCGATCCGCAATGCGAACGGCGCGTCGCAGGGCCGGCCGCCGTACAACCCGGGCCACGGCCACCACCCGCCCCACTGGCAGGCTCACGGCCAGCAGCCGAGCTGGGGTCCCTACGGCCACAACGCCCCGCCCGCCCCGGGCGTGGGCCCCGCCGTCGGCGGCATGGCCTCCGACCCGTACTACGGCGGCTACTCGGGTTATGACGGCGGCTCCTCCGGCTCGTCGGGTTACGACAGCGGCGGTTCCTCCAGCGGCGGTTCGTCGGGCTTCGACAGCGGTGGCTCGTCCGGTTCCGACAGCGGCTCCTCCTCGTTCTGACGGAGCGTTCATCTCCGGCGGCGACGTACGGAGCTCACCGCACCATGTGACGGCGCTCGCCGACGATCCCGTGGTGTCTCGAACACTGAAAGCGCCACGCGTCAGCGGCCCGGGACCACTGGACCGCAACGGCGGCACCGGATCGTCTCGTTCGGCGGGCGTCCGGGAGCGGCGGACCGGCGCCCGGGTGGCCGGGAGAGGGGGCCGGAGCCACTAGCCTGGGTGGTGCCGTGAACCTGATCAATCTCGAGACCGTCACCAAGGCGTACGGTCCCAAGCCACTGCTGGACGCCGTGTCGCTCGGCGTGGACGACGACGACCGGATCGGGATCGTCGGCCGCAACGGCGGGGGCAAGAGCACCCTGGTCGCCCTGCTGGCCAAGCGGATCGAGCCCGACGAGGGACGTGTGACGCACGCCCGCGGGCTGCGGCTGGGGCATCTGGCCCAGCGCGACGAGTTCCCCGAGGGCGCCACCGTGCGTTCCGCGGTGCTGGGGGAGCGGCCCGAGCACGAGTGGGCCGGCGACACCCGGATCCGCGACATCCTGTCGGGGCTGCTCGGCGGGCTGCCGCTGGACGCCCCGCTGGAGGACATGTCCGGCGGCGAGCGGCGGCGGGTCGCGCTGGCCCGGCTGCTGGTGCCCGACTCGGACCTGCTGATCCTGGACGAGCCCACCAACCACCTGGACATCGAGGCGATCGACTGGCTGGCCCGCCACCTGAAGGCCCGCCGCGGCGCACTGGTCGTCGTCACCCACGACCGCTGGTTCCTCGACGAGGTCACCG is a genomic window containing:
- a CDS encoding glycoside hydrolase family 26 protein, which gives rise to MVKGRSRALGAMMLAALLALPACSGDREDPPKIQSTVRAGVAPTPPAKGAYFGAWVDPVRHYPPDAGESPSPGPSAPSTGTPSPSDDSRVTVVRDYERDLGRRLDIAAAYRSWTQDFPRDSDADLLAEGRYLLLTWEGADTREIVAGRHDDRVRDRARALKKLGKPVFLRWQPGMDASSQRGRVHSAADYTAAWRHLREIFRQERVDNVAWVWCPTASGFSGGSAHSYYPGDDQVDWIAVDVYPGGDYDYRDFSEAAAGFMDWAEQRPKPVMISEFGVPRSYGERRAEWLRKAATHLQHPQVKAVVYFDSDEGGRDEKGEPRYEFSLAGDAAALSALREMATAPFFNPRNLPVASGG
- the rsmA gene encoding 16S rRNA (adenine(1518)-N(6)/adenine(1519)-N(6))-dimethyltransferase RsmA; its protein translation is MGDSQVLLGPAEIRELAARLGVRPTKTLGQNFVIDANTVRRIVRSADLDPGDVVLEVGPGLGSLTLALLEQGHRVVAVEIDPVLAGELPRTVAARAPEHAGRLAVVHDDALRITGVPGPEPTALVANLPYNVAVPVVLHLLAAFPSLRRGLVMVQAEVADRLVAEPGSKVYGVPSVKLAWYADARRAGPVGRAVFWPVPNVDSGLVAFTRREPPAPDVPREEVFAVVDAAFAQRRKTLRAALAGWAGSADAAERVLRAAGVDPRARGEALDIGAFARIAQYRPLVTGERTEEHGEGAVAGPRGDDARGAAGASGM
- a CDS encoding 4-(cytidine 5'-diphospho)-2-C-methyl-D-erythritol kinase; this encodes MTVRVPAKVNLQLAVGPLRDDGFHDLANVFHAVSLFDEVTASPADSLTLRVEGESIEGVPTGDDNLAARAARLLAQRLGVPAHAALTIRKNIPVAGGMAGGSADAAAALVACARLWGADVDLRPLAARLGSDVPFALLGGTAIGTGRGEVLTPVEVSGRFHWVFALADGGLSTPAVYAECDRLREARGERPGPPQASPDLMAALAAGDAKALGAALANDLEPAALSLRPALRDTLEAGRAFGALGALVSGSGPTCAFLADSADHAESLVAALTEAGVARSVVAAHGPVPGATVL